The Oscillospiraceae bacterium genome has a window encoding:
- the pgmB gene encoding beta-phosphoglucomutase, translating into MKLPRRVLKLSTNFSNIKEIKAVIFDLDGVIVSTDDCHYRGWKKMADEEGIYFDRTINERLRGVSRMESLNIILERAEKEYTEEEKVALATRKNGYYVEFIQALTPDDILPGVMESLEALKAKGIKIAIGSSSKNTPIILKQIGLSDYFDAVSDGNNISNSKPDPEVFLKAADFLGMPYDNCAIVEDADAGIEAGKAAGMVTFAVGSAKGGDVTLSNMKELLENL; encoded by the coding sequence ATGAAATTACCACGGAGGGTGTTGAAATTGAGTACTAATTTTTCGAATATCAAAGAAATCAAAGCAGTTATTTTTGACTTGGACGGCGTTATCGTATCGACTGATGACTGCCACTACAGAGGCTGGAAAAAAATGGCGGACGAAGAAGGTATTTATTTTGACCGCACCATTAACGAACGTCTTCGTGGTGTAAGCCGTATGGAAAGCTTAAACATCATTTTGGAACGTGCCGAAAAAGAGTATACCGAAGAGGAAAAAGTGGCGCTGGCTACCCGTAAAAACGGTTACTATGTAGAGTTCATTCAGGCGTTAACTCCCGATGATATTCTCCCCGGCGTGATGGAATCCTTAGAAGCTTTAAAAGCAAAAGGAATCAAAATCGCCATCGGTTCTTCCAGCAAAAATACTCCCATCATCTTAAAACAAATCGGCTTATCCGATTACTTTGATGCGGTGTCTGACGGAAACAACATTTCCAACTCCAAACCCGATCCCGAAGTATTCTTAAAAGCGGCAGACTTCTTAGGAATGCCTTATGACAACTGTGCGATCGTAGAAGATGCAGATGCAGGTATCGAAGCAGGAAAAGCTGCAGGTATGGTAACTTTTGCAGTTGGCAGTGCCAAAGGCGGAGACGTTACCCTCTCCAATATGAAAGAGTTACTGGAAAATCTGTAA